Within Limanda limanda chromosome 1, fLimLim1.1, whole genome shotgun sequence, the genomic segment AAATAGCCTCGTCCCTGTCATGTGCTAtacacttaaaggttcagtgtgtaagttgcagctgaacacccctcacctcaatcctccacttccaaacatgagagagaacttGTAGTACCCTTCAGTTGTAtcaaaactcaaaagatgtttagtttgtctgtgctactgtaaaaaacatggtggccttcGACGCAGGACCTGCtatagatgtaaatataaagtatttcaatataaagggacCATTctaagataaagaaaacaacaattcaccCAATTAAGATGAAATacacgagtgaaaacatcactagggttattttatatacaattgttgccaatagatcccttttacCTAGATCTTAAATCTGaatcacactgaacctttaaactaaACCCTGTCTTGTGAAAGTACGCCCTCTACTGGTTGTTAATGTGAACAACAGCCTCCTTGAAGACTGGTGAAAATCACTGCTGAGGTGGAGCTGACAGAATAagttactttttaaattaagaATTAGGAGTTTCTTCAGTTCTGTGAAAAGAGTTGTACGTTTTACGCTATCAGcaactgtatatatacacatatacacaccaTATTTCATACTTTGTCGCATTATGTTGTTTTCTGAGAAGCATGACAACCCCCACAAGACCAATCAATGTCACTGCTAACTGCCTGTTTAACACTAAATATATTTAGATTATGGCCCGGAGGCAAATTTACATTTCATAATCTTGACAATATTCTAATGAAAGGGTAAATATCAACTATACCTGAAATAGTAATTCATACTTCTGAGACTAAATgatcaaaaataaacaaacttttttgcacttgtaactttttttaattgttctCCCAACATTGTGAAGCAAATCAACATTCAGGGTCTCtcatcacacgcacacatacacacatagaaaGTGCGGACATCAGACAATGACATTTTCATAGCACGGTCTATGAAAGATAGGCATCATGAAGAGCAAAAGGTTACTAAATATTGCACATTATTATTGTCAGTTCAGGAAACTTTTCCGACCCTTTCGGCCTAACTAGCAGATGAAACCTGGATTTTGTGACGATCAAGACAACTGGTCAAAGAGCTGAGGTAGAGCGAGAGCACACAGACGCTGCCTGTGGCTGCTCTGACTGACAGAGAAGGTAGATGCAGCTCTgtagaaagaaacagaaaaacgaGGTAACAGTTGATTACGTCCAACCTGTGCACATCTCGGGATGTGAAGGTTCTTTTTCACAGCAAAATTTGATACAAGTGCTACAAATCCAAATGTGTGTAATTTAATCATTAAGATAAGGATTAAAAGCCAAAAAGACTCTTCAGCATAGCCTGTTGTTATATCAGCAAAATTTTGTTGTACAGTATGGCCTAATAAGCTGCAGAACGAATGTTGCACAGGTTTATTACTGATGTTTGATCAATCTTATTGCCTCACTgctaacaaaagaaaaataatcttTTGACTTTAGGCCATACCTGAGTCTCGTCGAACAGCAAACAAACGAATAAGTAAACTAAATGAAACTAACCAGGTAAATAATAGGGAGGTATCTGAGTGAGACGAATACTTATGCTATGAGCAGTAATGTGAGGAAGTTATTGCTTGGAAGCAGCCGCTCACGAGGCCGGCTTGGATATTTGTTCCTTACATATGggaaattacacaaaaaaagcCACACAAAACCATTCTCTGTTCCACCGAGTGATAAATTAGCAATCCATTCAAAAAACCACAAGTACACGCCCAGCAGTGTCCTGAACGGCTGCCGTCCCTGAGCGAGCCGTGTTCTGCTCGCCTCAGGAGCAGTCGGTGTAGGTGGTCACCATGTTCCCCCTCCGCTCTGTCACTGTCCTGCAGTGCTGCTTCCCTGCGCCCTGGAATCCGCCGTCAGGCCTGGCGCCGTGGGCGAACATCTTCTCCAAGTCCTCAAACATGTCATCAAAGAGTCCTTCGCCAaaggcctcctgctgctggaacTGTCTATTGTGCCTGTTCATGGCCTCACGGTGGGCCTGGAAGTGGCtgtcaaagtgtctcttctGGTGTTCTTGGTTATGAGCAAAGTTGTGCGAGTGGAAGTGTTGCTGCTGATGATGCTCGTGATGGTCTTTGAAAAGGTCGTCAAAGTTGAAGGACTGGTAGTGCTGTTTGAAGTTGTAGGCAtctccgcctcctccgcctccatggCTCTCCCCTGGTGATGGGCCATGGCCAAACTGGTCATACTCTCGCCGCCTCTTATCGTCAGACAATGTCTCATAAGCTGGAGGAAACAAAGACATATGACGTCACTTGTTGGTTGCTATGACCCTGGCTCTTTTCACAAGTGCTAGTTACAACCCTACTGTGAGAAGCGTTGAGTACAGGtggcattaaaatgttctgAATGTGTTCCCTGTGACCACTGATCTGACCTCTCTTCCTGTTACACAAACAATAACGACTGTCATTTATGTTTGAGAagactgtctctctgtgtcacatTAGTGTTCACACAGCGAAAGAATGTGGCCGGACGGCCTCCAAATTATATTTGAGTGATCGGATCTCAGGACACATTCATGACGCATTCAGACCTGTACTCGATGGTGACCACTTATGATTGGATCCCTAAGGACAGATGCTAATACCAAGTTTGAATGGGGGTCTCTGATGCACATTTCTAGTTCAACTTTAAGAAATTAAGCAATGTTTGTCATCTATTCATTGTCAACAAAAGCTGGGAACCACGATCAGTTTCATTTTCCATGTATAGGCTTTCCCAGTGCGGCCTTGTTGTGTCAGGACCTGTCTATAAATAGCTTCTTCAACATGTTCGTTCAggtttttaacaaaacaaatatcacCTGACAAAAGAAACAAGACAGGTTGTtacaggtgtgaatgtgaggatCGTCTTTCAGAGAGAGGTGCTCCTATTGAAGATTTTATCCTGAAACACTGCCGTTTCTTTagttatttgacctttattCCTAAAATATGTTCAATAATCTTATGTCAGGAGAGATATGACgtttaaaatctaaaatatttgaatatcttCCCCACATTGTATAGGAATGACAGACATGATGACGCACATACCCTCCGCTATGTCTCTGAACCTGTCTTCTGTGTCCTGGCCCTTGTTGCGGTCTGGGTGGTACTTGAGGGCCAGCTGGTGGAAGGCCTTCTTGATCTGGCGGTCGGTGGCCTCTCTGGGAACCCCCAGGATGTCGTAGTAGTCCCTCTTGGCCAGGATGAACTCGGAGATCAGGAGGACGTGCACCGCTAGCAGCAACACGGACTGAGCTGCGGCCATACTGctgatttctctcttttcttttggcACCTCTGCAACTGTGAAGAGAGCAGTTTGACACCTCGGTTAGGGGACTGGTCCCACACCTCTGACACAAAGAAGGATGCTGTCAAACGGTTCCAAAGCTAGATAGTGGGTTCCAAAACAGCCTGGATGTATGAAATGGAGCTTTACTTGTAAGCATTACTTTGTCAGCAAATACAACTAGATAGTGGGTTTAAAATCAGAGAGACTGTGGGTCATATAGCTTTACTTGTTAGCATTACTTTACCATCTTATCCAAAGAGATAATGGGTCCAATAATAGCcagaatatatattatatgactTTATTTGTTAGCATTACTTTACTGGCAAATAAACTATACAATGGGTTCGAAACCAGCATTAATATGTGATTATAGAGCTTTTtagagcactgacagacgtgaggccctattgaaattgtaaggattattattgtcattattattcaggcaaattaattggctttttgagggctttaacatgctcaaattctgaccaaaatttgcagaaaattagaaagtggtgaaaatgtacgtattctggaggaattttcaatggacgtcgcaaaatggctcaacggtgccccccgagacccccggaacgtgttcacattgaccgatcttcacagtaccagggcttacatcacaTTGACTTCAACTTGAGATGAGTGTCGTCACAACTacatggagatacaaactaacccaaagggtgtgaccgtggcgtcaaagtttcattacacgccattaaaaattagaatctttatgtcttgtttATATTATTACTTTACTAGCAAATTAAGCTATGTACAGGGTTTAATAACAGACTGTACACTGTATGACGTTTGCTCAATTTGCTTCTATAACTTTTCGAGTAAATACAGCGAGACGATGTGTTCAATGACAGAATATGTGACTCATAGCGTTACTTTGCTAGCTcttctaaaaaacaaacagaaccagGCGTTATCTCGGGATAAAGACCACTCACCGTGTGGAAGCAGCTTCCCTCAGCTCTGCCTGGTCAGCGGGCCTTCAGCTGCTAGATGTCCACTCGACGACATGGATGTTAAACGTCCAGTAGAcgacagcttcacctggagagagGGACCTGAACTTCTCTCTGAGGCTCCAGCTGATCCGAGGCTTGTTGACGAGTCGCATTCCACAGGGCGAGCACCACGACTCGCAACGCGATTGGTCCGCTCGCCGGAAGCAGTGATTCGCGCCGCGCTGATTGGAGGAGCCGGCGGGGCACGTTGAGGGCGGGAAGTGGAGGCGGGGCCAGACGAGCGAGAGGACGAGCTGCTCTTTACTTCCGCCTTCGCTTTTCATCGGAGGCGCGGCACTCAAACAtcgtttttattattattatgctaaCTTGGGTAATATTCCCTTACTCTTTTGCATCAAATTAATTGTAATGATTAAAAAGATGCGTAACTAATGTTATTTTACGTTATGACTCTTATTCCCGTAGCTGTGCATCTTTTTAAGAGTCGCGGAGGGCACGTTAATGCTCTTGACGACAGAAATCACTTCCCTTCAGGGGGGCTACAAACCGGAAGTGATAGTGTTTTGAAGCTGTTTCTGTGTGGACGTTTTTCTCGGTACAGACGCGTGAGAATACGGTGTTTTCATGCGGTTCGGCTGCAGACATGCCGCGGTACTGCGCTGTGAAGGCTTGCAGGAACCGCGGGGGTACTGCAGTAAAGTGAGCATTCATGTGGGAAGCCAGCCGTTTTGTTGCGCGTCTACTACTGCCTCATACGGTAAAGCGGTATAGATAGTCGGAGCGCCTAAAAACAACGAAAAGACAACTATATTTTAGTTACAgtctctcatttgattttttttttttatcttcatgaCGTTTCTGTATtgtatttttactgcaaattgAAGGGCAAGTCTGTAAAAAGAACCACTGTATTCCTAATGtcaccatatttggaagctgattgaaaatattccttgagaggtTATAAGTTACTTCGAGTGGATTCCTGTTCATGGTG encodes:
- the LOC132997443 gene encoding dnaJ homolog subfamily B member 9-like; translation: MAAAQSVLLLAVHVLLISEFILAKRDYYDILGVPREATDRQIKKAFHQLALKYHPDRNKGQDTEDRFRDIAEAYETLSDDKRRREYDQFGHGPSPGESHGGGGGGDAYNFKQHYQSFNFDDLFKDHHEHHQQQHFHSHNFAHNQEHQKRHFDSHFQAHREAMNRHNRQFQQQEAFGEGLFDDMFEDLEKMFAHGARPDGGFQGAGKQHCRTVTERRGNMVTTYTDCS